A single genomic interval of Bradyrhizobium sp. AZCC 1693 harbors:
- a CDS encoding DUF1134 domain-containing protein: MTFASRLAAVTFAALMCWTVQASAQQPQQAPYPQQQPAPYPPPQRQAGPEAFGPDELVSAGHKFFGNVSRGLASVIERAVSQWGLPNGYVLGEEGSGAFVAGLRYGEGTLYTKNAGDLRVYWQGPSVGFDWGGDGARTMTLVYNLPATNAIYQRFVGIDGSAYIVGGFGMTALTANNIVLVPIRSGIGLRLGANVGYLKYTPRATWNPF; encoded by the coding sequence ATGACGTTTGCTTCACGCCTTGCCGCGGTGACGTTCGCCGCGCTGATGTGCTGGACCGTGCAGGCTTCCGCGCAGCAGCCGCAGCAGGCACCATATCCGCAGCAGCAGCCGGCACCCTATCCGCCGCCGCAACGCCAAGCGGGGCCCGAGGCCTTTGGACCCGACGAACTGGTTTCGGCCGGGCACAAGTTCTTCGGCAATGTCTCGCGCGGGCTGGCCTCGGTCATCGAGCGGGCGGTCAGCCAATGGGGCCTTCCCAACGGCTATGTGCTCGGCGAGGAAGGCTCGGGCGCTTTCGTGGCAGGCCTGCGGTACGGCGAAGGCACGCTCTACACCAAGAACGCCGGCGACTTGCGGGTCTACTGGCAGGGACCGTCGGTCGGCTTCGACTGGGGCGGCGACGGCGCGCGCACCATGACGCTGGTCTACAACCTGCCCGCCACCAACGCGATCTATCAGCGCTTCGTAGGAATCGACGGCTCCGCCTATATCGTCGGCGGCTTCGGCATGACCGCGCTCACCGCCAACAACATCGTGCTGGTGCCGATCCGCTCCGGCATCGGCCTGCGGCTCGGCGCCAATGTCGGCTATCTCAAATATACCCCGCGCGCGACCTGGAACCCGTTCTGA
- a CDS encoding adenylate/guanylate cyclase domain-containing protein, producing MPIDLHVNRAFAKHERRTERLVAALRLLALGSLALLNWSVRMAEQSQTTIVPLGGLAASTLAAFFINRTRLFRPWMLWVVATFDIALLFHCLEMVSVANRKPLDLTLDTPAALLIFVFLATAAVRYRPFLIVYTGGLFVAGWLLIWLVSYLNDDGSRIGASLPNDLARLVIIGVATYALFVTVKRSQRTLTSSISESHRRTNLSRYFSPQLVEEIAATQDTTQSFRLQKAAILFADLRGFTGLAERMQPDQLAAFLNDYRRRITEPIARHGGVIDKFIGDGVMAIFGVPEPGSDDARHAVMAGLELVSAIGDWRAERLAEGLPPVEIGVGIHYGDVMAGILGEEERLEYTCIGDAVNAAARIERVAADIGAALVVSADVLSSAPGLEEVIKLDSLSMHALRGRSQSIRLYQVSEAAGAATPSANR from the coding sequence ATGCCTATCGACTTGCACGTCAACCGTGCCTTCGCCAAGCACGAGCGGCGCACCGAACGGCTCGTCGCAGCGCTTCGCCTGCTCGCGTTGGGCTCGCTGGCGCTGCTCAACTGGTCGGTGCGGATGGCCGAGCAAAGCCAGACCACGATCGTCCCGCTCGGCGGCCTTGCCGCCAGCACTCTCGCCGCCTTTTTCATCAACCGCACGCGCTTGTTCCGGCCATGGATGCTCTGGGTCGTCGCAACTTTCGATATCGCCCTGCTGTTCCATTGCCTCGAGATGGTCAGTGTCGCGAACCGCAAACCGCTGGACCTGACACTCGACACGCCGGCGGCGCTGCTCATCTTCGTGTTCCTTGCAACGGCGGCGGTGCGATACCGACCGTTCCTGATCGTCTACACCGGTGGGCTTTTTGTGGCGGGTTGGCTGTTGATCTGGCTGGTGTCCTATCTCAACGATGACGGATCGCGGATCGGGGCGAGCCTTCCCAACGATCTCGCCCGCTTGGTCATCATCGGGGTTGCGACCTACGCGCTGTTCGTCACCGTGAAGCGGTCGCAGCGAACCCTGACTTCCTCAATCAGCGAGAGCCATCGGCGAACCAATCTGTCGCGCTATTTCAGCCCGCAGCTCGTCGAAGAAATCGCGGCGACCCAGGACACCACGCAGTCCTTCCGCCTGCAGAAGGCCGCCATCCTGTTCGCGGATCTGCGCGGCTTCACCGGCCTTGCGGAGCGCATGCAGCCTGACCAGCTTGCCGCCTTCCTGAACGACTATCGCCGCCGCATCACGGAGCCGATCGCGCGGCATGGCGGGGTGATCGACAAGTTCATCGGCGACGGCGTGATGGCGATCTTCGGCGTGCCGGAACCCGGCAGCGACGATGCGCGCCACGCCGTGATGGCTGGCCTTGAGCTGGTCTCGGCCATCGGCGACTGGCGTGCCGAGCGGCTGGCCGAAGGACTGCCGCCGGTCGAGATCGGCGTCGGCATCCATTATGGCGACGTGATGGCCGGCATCCTCGGCGAGGAGGAGCGGCTCGAATACACTTGCATCGGCGACGCGGTCAACGCTGCGGCCCGCATCGAGCGGGTGGCCGCCGACATCGGCGCCGCGCTCGTGGTCTCCGCCGACGTGCTCTCGTCGGCCCCTGGGCTCGAGGAGGTCATCAAACTCGACAGCCTTTCCATGCATGCGCTGCGCGGGCGCAGCCAGTCCATCCGGCTCTATCAAGTGAGTGAAGCGGCCGGTGCAGCTACGCCAAGCGCCAACAGATAA
- a CDS encoding antitoxin MazE-like protein has product MAAPAERMKMMRQRRRARGLRELRLVVADPRSRAVRRRVAKQVAGLDLDHERDVLKWIESVSEFDSDATR; this is encoded by the coding sequence ATGGCGGCACCAGCCGAGAGGATGAAGATGATGCGGCAGCGGCGGCGCGCACGGGGACTGCGCGAGTTGCGTCTCGTCGTTGCCGACCCGCGGTCGCGGGCGGTACGACGACGGGTGGCGAAGCAGGTCGCCGGCCTCGACCTGGATCACGAGCGCGACGTGTTGAAGTGGATCGAATCGGTCTCCGAGTTTGATTCAGATGCGACGCGGTGA
- a CDS encoding YHS domain-containing (seleno)protein: MTAQRQERYGSRPGIALFALLAGFFAALSLDFAAWAATTERVVVNRYSGLAIEGFDPVAYFTESMAAQGLPDFEAREAGAIWRFRNQGNRASFVAHPEIYGPQFGGYDPVDLGRGVTYAGNPRFWVVAGQRLYLFGREENRDAFAAEPARFLKDAAARWPALERGLAQ; the protein is encoded by the coding sequence ATGACGGCACAACGGCAGGAAAGATACGGTTCGCGCCCCGGAATAGCCCTTTTTGCCTTATTGGCAGGCTTTTTTGCTGCGCTCAGCCTTGATTTCGCCGCGTGGGCCGCGACCACCGAGCGCGTGGTCGTGAACCGCTATTCCGGACTCGCCATCGAGGGCTTCGATCCCGTCGCCTATTTCACCGAATCCATGGCGGCCCAAGGGTTGCCCGACTTCGAGGCCCGCGAAGCCGGCGCCATCTGGCGTTTCCGCAACCAGGGCAATCGCGCCTCTTTCGTGGCGCATCCGGAAATCTACGGGCCCCAGTTCGGCGGCTATGACCCGGTCGATCTGGGACGAGGGGTAACGTATGCGGGCAACCCGCGCTTTTGGGTGGTCGCGGGCCAGCGGCTCTATCTGTTCGGCCGCGAGGAAAATCGCGATGCGTTCGCCGCCGAGCCGGCACGTTTCCTGAAAGACGCCGCCGCGCGCTGGCCGGCCTTGGAGCGAGGGCTCGCGCAGTAA
- the cysQ gene encoding 3'(2'),5'-bisphosphate nucleotidase CysQ, with protein MNEAHPLDRDAAAALIEPLTDIVIRAGAAILAVNRSAMKVDGKTDGSPVTEADLAADRIIAEGLAQVAPDIPSLSEERAEPAALPHKESFFLIDPLDGTKEFVAGRNEFTVNLALVTHGTPLLGIISAPALGLIWRGIVGRGAERLTLGKGKPLIEPIRTRPCPPRGQPWTVAVSRSHGDARTEAFIAARPGAVRCELGSAVKLGRVAEGSVDIYPRLSPVSEWDVAAGHAVVEAAGGRITDSNGAALVFGTGRGDFIVPEFIAWGDPKAKV; from the coding sequence ATGAATGAGGCACATCCACTCGACCGCGATGCCGCCGCGGCGCTGATCGAACCGCTGACCGACATCGTGATCCGGGCGGGTGCGGCCATCCTCGCGGTCAACCGTTCCGCCATGAAGGTCGACGGCAAGACCGACGGATCGCCGGTAACCGAGGCCGATCTGGCGGCCGACCGGATCATCGCCGAGGGCCTTGCCCAGGTGGCGCCTGACATACCGTCGCTGTCGGAAGAGCGCGCCGAGCCGGCCGCGCTGCCCCACAAGGAAAGCTTCTTCCTGATCGACCCGCTGGACGGCACCAAGGAATTCGTCGCCGGCCGCAACGAATTCACCGTCAATCTGGCGCTGGTGACCCACGGAACGCCGCTGCTCGGCATCATCAGCGCGCCCGCGCTCGGGCTGATCTGGCGCGGCATTGTCGGACGCGGCGCGGAACGGCTGACGCTTGGCAAGGGTAAACCGCTGATCGAGCCGATTCGGACCCGTCCCTGCCCGCCGCGCGGCCAGCCGTGGACGGTCGCGGTCAGCCGCTCGCATGGCGATGCCAGGACCGAAGCCTTCATTGCGGCAAGGCCGGGCGCGGTACGGTGCGAACTCGGCTCGGCGGTCAAACTCGGCCGGGTGGCCGAGGGCTCCGTCGATATCTATCCCCGGCTGTCGCCGGTCTCCGAATGGGACGTGGCTGCGGGCCATGCGGTCGTCGAGGCCGCCGGCGGCAGGATCACGGATTCAAACGGTGCGGCGCTGGTTTTTGGCACCGGGCGAGGAGACTTCATCGTTCCGGAATTCATCGCCTGGGGCGATCCCAAGGCGAAGGTGTGA
- a CDS encoding NrsF family protein — protein sequence MRTDQLIESLAADLKPVDRSSVSRALLIALAIGAAAALSVMFVVFGSVPNFLSRAHPDVFVTKLLFGVGVAATAAALLPKAARPRTDIRNAPALIFLPFTAIVAAAASALASVRVTEWSDMIFEEHSVTCFLTIPLLAIPAFMALVCALRFGAPTDQSFAAVLRTVAGAVFLGCCAGDHGLAAASHRRETVTDRYLLPNSSLKRAHDAFSVNDGAGTMLKKSLLTISFLLPLAALSATAQAGSTITDKSYWPNEARRSAQYPGFAQDRVSSAFAFDRGAPTWLPATGVNQDRSPWRYQGGPKSR from the coding sequence ATGCGCACAGATCAATTGATCGAATCGTTGGCCGCAGACCTGAAACCGGTCGACCGAAGCAGCGTCAGCCGAGCTCTACTGATTGCATTGGCGATTGGCGCGGCGGCGGCGCTCTCGGTCATGTTCGTGGTGTTCGGGTCCGTTCCCAATTTTCTCAGCCGTGCACACCCGGACGTCTTTGTGACCAAACTGTTGTTTGGCGTTGGTGTCGCCGCGACGGCGGCAGCCCTTCTGCCAAAAGCGGCTCGCCCTCGCACAGATATCCGGAATGCGCCAGCACTCATCTTCCTTCCCTTCACTGCTATCGTCGCAGCCGCGGCCTCAGCACTGGCTTCGGTCCGTGTGACTGAGTGGTCTGATATGATCTTCGAAGAACATTCGGTTACGTGTTTCCTTACGATCCCCTTGCTTGCAATCCCGGCGTTTATGGCGCTCGTTTGCGCCCTGCGGTTCGGGGCCCCGACCGACCAGTCATTTGCCGCCGTGCTCCGCACAGTGGCGGGCGCAGTCTTCCTCGGCTGTTGCGCTGGTGATCACGGGCTTGCGGCCGCCTCACATCGGCGTGAGACTGTAACCGACCGATACTTGCTCCCGAACTCATCTTTGAAGCGCGCGCATGACGCGTTTTCTGTAAACGATGGAGCCGGGACTATGTTGAAGAAGAGCCTTCTCACGATTTCGTTCTTGCTGCCGCTGGCAGCGCTGTCCGCAACCGCCCAGGCGGGCTCGACGATCACGGACAAGAGCTACTGGCCGAACGAGGCGAGGCGCAGCGCACAATACCCGGGTTTCGCGCAAGACCGCGTGAGCTCCGCATTTGCGTTCGACCGCGGTGCACCCACCTGGCTGCCTGCGACCGGTGTGAACCAGGATCGTTCGCCCTGGCGCTATCAAGGTGGCCCGAAATCCCGGTAG
- a CDS encoding trypsin-like serine peptidase, with the protein MVIAKSLLGCFVISLPVIWLELSSGVTPQLAARADKASVSLFDGGHRQIVDARFSPYSAVGKFKGTMTCTAAMILDPRIIVTAAHCIMERDGTIRESSFSFQPGYRSANHNAKFDATVWAVGSRQSAEHETVRDAARDWAILVLDRAPLGVKPFALSRHPIGTLGLSELQLQLPAYSDDIGDAEALSVDPACAVRDLVWDTLIHNCTGGRGSSGAPLLVREERGYAIIGIQAASIFEGDQTGHIARFVGGQAIGSWMFMKAALASSRQLNAEPVPAVSSGDY; encoded by the coding sequence ATGGTTATCGCAAAAAGTTTGCTCGGATGTTTCGTCATCTCGCTCCCAGTCATATGGCTGGAGCTGTCCTCAGGCGTGACCCCGCAGCTCGCGGCTCGGGCCGACAAAGCGTCCGTTTCGTTATTCGACGGGGGTCATCGTCAGATTGTCGATGCGCGGTTCTCGCCGTACTCGGCGGTCGGAAAATTCAAGGGCACGATGACATGTACGGCCGCGATGATCCTTGATCCGCGGATCATCGTGACCGCTGCTCACTGCATCATGGAGAGAGATGGTACGATCAGAGAGTCAAGTTTCTCATTTCAACCTGGCTACCGGTCGGCAAACCATAATGCCAAGTTTGATGCGACCGTTTGGGCGGTCGGATCGAGGCAAAGCGCGGAGCACGAAACTGTCCGCGATGCAGCGAGAGATTGGGCGATACTGGTTTTGGATCGGGCGCCATTAGGCGTTAAACCCTTTGCTCTCAGCCGTCACCCGATCGGGACCTTGGGTCTGTCTGAACTGCAGCTCCAGCTGCCCGCCTATTCCGACGATATCGGCGACGCGGAGGCTCTCAGCGTCGATCCGGCCTGTGCGGTCCGCGATCTGGTTTGGGATACGCTGATCCACAACTGCACAGGAGGGCGGGGTTCCTCCGGAGCGCCACTGCTGGTCCGAGAGGAGCGGGGCTACGCCATCATCGGCATCCAGGCCGCTTCGATTTTCGAGGGTGATCAAACCGGGCACATAGCAAGGTTCGTCGGTGGCCAGGCAATCGGTTCATGGATGTTCATGAAAGCGGCGCTAGCTTCTTCTCGGCAGCTGAACGCCGAGCCAGTCCCAGCGGTCAGTTCCGGAGATTACTAA
- a CDS encoding type II toxin-antitoxin system PemK/MazF family toxin, producing the protein MTVAAAGDDGKPRPAVIVQTDAFPESHASVVICQLTSDLADAPDFRVTIEPNPENGLRLKSQVVADKPVTVRRERIGQRIGHLGNQDMARLGIALAFVLGLAD; encoded by the coding sequence GTGACCGTTGCGGCGGCCGGTGACGATGGCAAGCCCCGTCCCGCCGTTATCGTGCAGACTGATGCCTTTCCGGAGAGCCATGCTTCAGTGGTGATCTGCCAGTTAACTTCCGATCTGGCGGATGCTCCGGATTTCCGCGTCACCATCGAACCTAACCCCGAAAACGGATTGCGGCTCAAATCGCAGGTGGTGGCCGACAAGCCGGTCACCGTGAGACGCGAACGGATCGGGCAGAGGATCGGGCACCTCGGCAACCAAGACATGGCTCGGCTCGGAATTGCTTTGGCGTTTGTCTTGGGGCTCGCGGATTAG